From Natranaerovirga hydrolytica, the proteins below share one genomic window:
- a CDS encoding phosphate propanoyltransferase has translation MSQEAIIRQVTRMVIEKINVLNQYKIPIGVSNRHIHLKKSDMEKLFGEGYTLQKLKDLKQPGQYAALETVSIRGPKGTIENVRILGPLRKNTQVEISLTDSFKLGVKAPIRESGQLDNTPGLTIIGPKGSVKIPNGAIVALRHIHMTPQKAEELGVKDKDIVEVETWGQRKCIIGNVLVRVSKDFALEMHIDLDEANASALRNNDHVILKKNRASG, from the coding sequence ATGTCTCAAGAAGCAATCATAAGACAGGTTACAAGAATGGTTATAGAAAAAATCAATGTACTTAATCAATATAAAATTCCTATTGGTGTTTCCAATCGTCACATACATTTAAAGAAATCTGATATGGAAAAGCTATTTGGTGAAGGGTATACTTTACAAAAATTAAAAGATTTGAAACAACCCGGTCAATATGCTGCACTAGAAACCGTTAGCATACGTGGTCCAAAAGGCACCATAGAAAATGTACGCATATTAGGTCCCTTAAGAAAAAACACCCAGGTAGAAATCTCATTAACCGATAGTTTTAAATTAGGTGTAAAAGCCCCTATTAGGGAGTCTGGGCAATTAGACAATACGCCGGGATTAACCATTATCGGACCAAAGGGAAGTGTCAAAATACCTAATGGTGCCATTGTTGCTCTTAGACATATCCATATGACACCCCAGAAAGCAGAAGAACTTGGCGTAAAAGATAAAGACATCGTAGAAGTAGAAACTTGGGGACAAAGAAAATGCATTATAGGGAATGTGCTTGTTCGGGTATCAAAAGATTTTGCACTTGAAATGCATATTGATCTTGATGAAGCCAATGCAAGTGCATTAAGAAATAATGATCATGTTATTTTAAAAAAGAATAGAGCAAGTGGTTAG
- a CDS encoding BMC domain-containing protein: protein MSNETLGMIETKGLVGAIEAADAMTKAANVVLVGYEKIGSGLVTVMVRGDVGAVKASVDAGIAAANNVGEVVSSHVIPRPHADTEKILPTTKA from the coding sequence ATGAGTAATGAAACATTAGGAATGATAGAAACAAAAGGATTAGTTGGTGCCATAGAAGCGGCAGATGCCATGACAAAAGCAGCAAATGTTGTACTAGTCGGTTATGAAAAAATAGGATCAGGACTTGTAACGGTTATGGTTAGAGGTGATGTTGGTGCAGTAAAAGCTTCTGTAGACGCTGGTATTGCAGCAGCAAATAATGTTGGAGAAGTTGTATCTTCACACGTTATTCCAAGACCCCATGCAGATACAGAAAAAATATTGCCTACCACTAAGGCATAA